In one window of Candidatus Sulfuricurvum sp. RIFRC-1 DNA:
- a CDS encoding ATP-binding protein has translation MKITDVIIPANEQNLGLDSIKMYRLGELVVIAGQNGVGKSRLLKLISSTLEIKPSVLEKEKLIDNIEYLKSSLNLTEGSLNSEDNEKNIKGKKRVQYLQEKIEDDVRKLNFSLIHTDIEAEEKYFFLNFQAQSLELIDPHTLTGEDRDKYSSEMDDLNSSNWHKAVLSKIQVIQNQWWDSKHPFSEKNSLEKDKIEFDYERLQQYIRDFLNTELKRVNGQATLYGFPLGQTNLSDGQKILLQLCIALYSLETKLENIILFIDEPENSLHPNILLDTIDKIRSVLKNGQVWIATHSVSLLAHVDPLSIWYMDNGSVSYAGKIPEKVLQGLIGDEEKINELTDFLSLPAQLATIQYAYECLQAPDSVMTDKNDRQVQQIYEYLSRHRPLSLLDFGAGKGRLVTTLFELDKEKGIDTQSCLEYFAYNIDDEDREICEDNINIVYHDSKKRHFFSETDLRDNMNKSSCHIVLMTNVFHEIHPDKWNDEMRLIHNFLIDGGYLMIIEDQVIPKGEKAYKEGFIVLDKAEFKELFSLHDYECFTSPENERLKLHVIPKNALIRITSETKQQALLSHIAKAKREIDFLRSQIPSYSNGKKHAFWTQQFANASLALR, from the coding sequence ATGAAAATAACTGATGTAATAATTCCTGCTAATGAACAAAATCTTGGACTTGATTCTATAAAAATGTATCGATTAGGTGAACTTGTAGTCATTGCTGGTCAAAATGGGGTAGGAAAAAGCCGATTACTAAAATTAATATCTTCAACACTCGAAATAAAACCATCGGTACTCGAAAAGGAAAAACTAATTGATAATATTGAGTACCTAAAAAGTAGTTTGAATTTGACTGAAGGAAGCTTGAATTCTGAAGATAATGAGAAAAATATAAAAGGAAAAAAAAGAGTTCAATACTTGCAAGAAAAAATTGAAGATGATGTAAGGAAATTAAATTTTAGTTTGATTCATACTGATATTGAAGCAGAAGAAAAATATTTTTTTTTAAATTTTCAAGCTCAATCTTTAGAACTGATTGACCCACATACACTGACGGGCGAAGATAGGGACAAATACTCTTCTGAAATGGATGATCTTAATAGTTCTAATTGGCATAAAGCGGTACTGTCTAAAATACAGGTTATTCAAAATCAATGGTGGGATTCAAAGCATCCTTTTTCTGAGAAAAACTCTTTAGAAAAAGATAAGATTGAATTTGATTATGAAAGACTACAACAATATATTAGAGATTTTTTAAATACTGAGTTAAAACGTGTAAATGGACAAGCAACATTATATGGCTTTCCATTGGGGCAAACGAATTTGTCAGATGGACAAAAAATACTTTTGCAATTATGTATCGCTCTTTATTCTCTTGAAACAAAACTTGAAAATATTATTTTATTTATAGATGAACCTGAAAATTCACTACATCCTAATATCCTTTTGGACACGATAGATAAAATAAGATCTGTTCTAAAAAATGGACAAGTTTGGATCGCTACACATTCTGTCAGTCTCTTAGCTCATGTTGATCCATTGAGTATCTGGTACATGGATAATGGATCAGTTTCTTATGCAGGAAAAATTCCTGAAAAAGTTTTGCAAGGATTGATAGGAGATGAAGAAAAAATTAATGAATTGACTGATTTTTTATCACTTCCTGCTCAATTAGCAACTATTCAATATGCATATGAATGTCTACAAGCGCCAGACTCTGTAATGACGGACAAAAATGATCGTCAAGTTCAACAAATTTATGAGTATTTATCGAGGCATCGTCCTCTTTCTTTATTAGACTTTGGTGCAGGTAAAGGGCGACTTGTCACAACATTATTTGAGTTGGACAAAGAAAAGGGTATTGATACACAAAGTTGTCTAGAATATTTTGCTTACAATATTGATGATGAAGATCGTGAAATCTGTGAAGACAATATAAATATTGTTTATCATGATAGCAAGAAAAGACATTTTTTTAGTGAGACAGATTTACGAGATAATATGAATAAAAGTTCGTGTCATATTGTCTTGATGACTAATGTTTTTCATGAAATTCATCCAGATAAATGGAATGACGAAATGCGGCTAATTCATAATTTTTTAATTGATGGTGGTTATCTCATGATTATTGAAGATCAAGTTATACCAAAAGGAGAAAAGGCATATAAAGAAGGATTTATTGTCCTTGATAAAGCAGAATTCAAAGAATTATTTTCTTTACATGATTATGAGTGTTTTACCAGTCCAGAGAATGAACGTTTGAAACTTCATGTGATACCTAAAAATGCGTTAATTCGAATAACATCAGAAACAAAACAACAAGCTCTCTTGAGTCATATCGCAAAGGCAAAAAGAGAAATTGATTTTTTACGAAGTCAAATTCCTAGTTATTCTAATGGTAAAAAGCATGCTTTTTGGACACAACAGTTTGCAAATGCCAGTCTGGCATTAAGATAA
- a CDS encoding site-specific integrase, whose product MANCFVRGNKLWVDYYVEGRRIRKATGLDDTKPNRSFVNKTIIPKLSSMIVTGEIHQNKPKTFEHYFKVFLTLKDSNRSYFVKKPIWDKVNARFKDLEIDKITRLDVKSYINSLPIKSVSKGAYKTVLYEVFELAIDDGVLSTNPAVNIKLRSDVQKKVDYFTKEEVNLILSKAEGIMRPYLMLAFHTGMRPEEILGLQVKDISDGWIDIKRVRTRGRVDVPKTRNSIRKIPCPAFVLSEVEQIKSEHDFLFGDIDDATKFKHRWPALLNKCELPKRKLYSARHTFATLMLQNGIVSINELAGLLGHSSPKITLAHYASVIDARKIDLGRDFNLFG is encoded by the coding sequence TTGGCAAATTGTTTCGTTCGTGGAAACAAGCTATGGGTTGATTATTACGTAGAAGGTCGAAGAATACGTAAGGCAACGGGGTTGGACGATACCAAACCCAATCGCTCGTTTGTAAATAAAACGATCATCCCAAAGCTTTCTTCTATGATAGTTACAGGTGAAATACATCAAAATAAGCCGAAGACCTTCGAGCATTATTTTAAAGTATTTCTAACACTCAAAGACTCTAACCGATCCTACTTCGTTAAAAAACCGATTTGGGATAAGGTTAATGCACGTTTTAAAGATTTAGAGATAGACAAGATTACTCGGCTAGATGTTAAAAGCTACATCAACAGCCTCCCGATCAAGTCCGTCTCTAAAGGTGCTTATAAAACTGTTTTGTATGAGGTTTTTGAGCTTGCCATCGATGATGGCGTATTAAGCACCAATCCAGCAGTCAATATTAAATTACGGAGTGATGTGCAGAAAAAGGTTGACTACTTCACTAAAGAAGAAGTCAATCTGATTCTCTCTAAAGCCGAAGGGATCATGAGACCCTATTTAATGTTGGCATTTCATACTGGTATGAGACCCGAAGAGATTCTAGGGTTACAAGTGAAAGACATATCGGATGGATGGATCGATATAAAACGGGTTCGCACTCGTGGACGTGTCGATGTACCAAAAACCCGAAATTCTATTCGTAAGATACCCTGCCCTGCATTCGTATTGAGTGAAGTGGAGCAGATCAAGAGTGAACACGATTTTCTCTTTGGAGATATCGATGATGCAACGAAATTTAAGCACCGTTGGCCTGCACTTTTAAACAAGTGCGAATTGCCAAAACGGAAGCTCTATTCAGCACGTCATACGTTCGCAACTTTGATGCTTCAAAACGGGATTGTCAGTATAAATGAGTTAGCGGGATTGTTAGGACATTCTAGTCCGAAGATTACATTAGCACATTATGCGAGTGTAATTGATGCAAGAAAAATAGACTTAGGAAGAGACTTCAATTTATTTGGCTAA
- a CDS encoding EAL domain-containing protein — MNIPDKFFTIPYIPEFAQKSFNEYFLKADKVMLVMITIQWAIATLITSVSYDTYLYGFIGGGLITLILFIAHLYFKGTQVMRALVGVGMMLFSLIYIQQHLGRIEMHFHVFIALAILSVYKDIVPVMVAAATTIVHHLVFNFLQLYEISLFGMPVMVFNYGCGMDIVFLHAVFVIVEALVIGYIIKLQIEYGVELNRSEKQISGLNEELSFTSLHDSLTGLPNRYNLYSQLKLMVANANRYERKFAVLFLDLDHFKNINDTLGHNIGDALLKAVSLKLKTLIRENDIVARIGGDEFIIVLNDFSDSGNLEQVIVKILDAFRHEWPVQTHFLRLSTSIGVAIYPDDSKEINELMKFADIAMYKAKSEGRDQFSFFTSKLNDQVHKEVRIAHDMHRALEDSEFVLYYQPKIHIKTGKIIGAEALIRWHHPDKGIIYPDQFISIAENTGFILKLGTWVIEESAEMISRLAHSGYTDIHVSCNISTRQFQNLHLFSDIENAIRINEINPAQFAIEITESVMMEYLDVTLEVIKKIKRLGIHICMDDFGTGYSSLSYLRQFPIDSLKIDKSFVDDISEMGNNDHILLNTIISMGETFNLNVIAEGVEHQYQMEYLKERGCGYYQGFYFAKPVPEDEFFDLLKKNSTISISG, encoded by the coding sequence ATGAACATTCCTGATAAATTTTTTACGATCCCCTATATCCCGGAATTTGCCCAAAAAAGTTTCAACGAATATTTTCTGAAAGCTGATAAAGTGATGCTGGTCATGATCACGATTCAGTGGGCTATCGCAACGCTGATCACGTCAGTCAGCTATGATACCTATTTATACGGCTTTATCGGAGGAGGGCTTATAACCCTTATTCTGTTCATCGCTCATCTCTATTTTAAAGGGACGCAAGTGATGCGTGCCCTCGTTGGGGTAGGGATGATGTTATTTTCTCTGATCTATATCCAGCAGCATCTTGGACGGATTGAGATGCATTTTCATGTTTTTATCGCTTTAGCTATTCTCTCTGTCTATAAAGATATCGTCCCCGTTATGGTTGCTGCGGCAACGACGATCGTTCATCATTTAGTTTTTAATTTCCTTCAACTTTATGAAATCTCATTATTCGGCATGCCGGTCATGGTATTTAATTACGGATGCGGGATGGATATTGTTTTTTTACACGCTGTCTTTGTCATCGTTGAAGCATTGGTAATCGGTTACATTATCAAATTGCAGATTGAATACGGTGTAGAACTTAACCGTTCGGAAAAACAGATTTCAGGTTTAAATGAGGAACTGAGTTTTACCTCCTTGCATGATTCGCTGACAGGTCTTCCCAACCGCTATAATCTCTATTCACAGCTCAAACTGATGGTCGCTAATGCCAATCGCTATGAACGTAAATTTGCCGTATTGTTTTTAGATTTGGATCATTTCAAAAATATTAATGACACACTTGGACACAACATCGGAGATGCATTGCTCAAAGCCGTTTCACTAAAACTCAAAACATTGATTCGCGAAAATGATATCGTTGCACGGATCGGCGGTGATGAATTTATTATTGTCCTTAATGATTTTAGTGATTCAGGAAATTTAGAGCAAGTCATCGTGAAAATTCTCGATGCTTTTCGTCATGAATGGCCTGTGCAAACGCATTTCCTTAGACTTTCAACCAGTATCGGAGTCGCGATTTATCCCGATGATTCCAAAGAGATCAACGAACTGATGAAATTTGCAGACATAGCGATGTACAAAGCAAAATCGGAAGGGAGAGATCAGTTTAGCTTTTTCACATCAAAATTAAATGATCAGGTCCATAAAGAGGTCAGAATTGCTCACGATATGCACCGCGCGTTGGAAGATAGCGAATTTGTCCTCTATTATCAGCCAAAAATTCATATCAAAACGGGAAAAATTATTGGTGCAGAAGCTTTGATCCGATGGCATCATCCTGATAAAGGGATTATTTATCCCGATCAATTTATTTCGATTGCGGAAAATACCGGATTTATTTTAAAACTCGGAACATGGGTTATCGAAGAGAGTGCCGAGATGATCAGCCGATTAGCGCATAGCGGATATACGGATATTCACGTCTCGTGTAATATTTCAACACGACAATTTCAAAATCTACATTTATTTTCAGACATTGAAAATGCGATTCGTATCAATGAGATCAATCCGGCACAATTCGCGATTGAAATTACCGAGAGCGTTATGATGGAATATCTGGATGTGACTCTTGAAGTGATTAAAAAAATCAAACGTTTAGGGATTCATATCTGCATGGATGATTTCGGTACAGGGTATTCGTCATTGTCGTATCTTCGACAGTTTCCGATTGATTCGTTAAAAATCGATAAAAGTTTTGTGGATGATATTTCTGAAATGGGGAATAATGATCACATACTTCTTAACACCATCATTTCGATGGGAGAAACCTTCAATCTAAATGTTATTGCTGAAGGGGTTGAACATCAGTATCAGATGGAGTATTTAAAAGAGCGCGGATGTGGATATTATCAAGGATTTTATTTTGCCAAACCGGTTCCTGAAGATGAATTTTTCGATTTATTAAAGAAAAACAGTACGATTTCAATCTCTGGATAG